From one Acidobacteriota bacterium genomic stretch:
- the mqnC gene encoding cyclic dehypoxanthinyl futalosine synthase: protein MRTVKSILDKVYQGGRITSSQALALMESEGALHEIGKAADYLRWQKHPRKVVSFLIDRNINYTNVCVARCTFCNFYRKPRHEEGYLLPTEEICKKVEETVALGGTGILMQGGMNPDLKIDYYEDLLRTLRERFPNVHLHCFSPPEVVVLAKLSKLTLRQAIRRLRDAGLDSIPGGGAEILTDRSRKEISPGKCSSQEWLEVMRIAHQEGLTTTATMMVGSGESLRERVEHLQRIRELQDETGGFVAFIPWNVQLEGTPMSQHVKEEMGPVEYLKLLAICRIFLDNIENIQVSWLTQGLQVGQMALFFGANDVGSIMIEENVISTAGANYKAEASDLIKLVEEAGFTPLQRDTLYRTFRKIA, encoded by the coding sequence ATGAGGACGGTGAAGAGCATTCTCGACAAGGTCTATCAGGGCGGGAGAATCACTTCTTCCCAGGCCTTGGCGCTGATGGAAAGCGAGGGCGCCCTGCACGAGATCGGCAAGGCGGCAGACTACCTGCGCTGGCAGAAGCATCCCCGCAAGGTGGTGTCCTTTCTCATCGACCGCAACATCAACTACACCAACGTCTGCGTGGCCCGCTGCACCTTCTGCAACTTCTACCGCAAGCCCCGCCATGAAGAGGGTTACCTGCTGCCGACCGAAGAGATCTGCAAGAAGGTGGAAGAGACGGTGGCTCTGGGAGGCACCGGCATCCTCATGCAGGGAGGCATGAATCCCGACCTCAAGATCGACTATTACGAAGATCTTCTGCGCACCCTGAGGGAACGCTTTCCCAACGTTCACCTGCATTGTTTCTCGCCGCCCGAAGTGGTGGTGCTGGCCAAGCTCTCCAAGCTGACGCTTCGCCAGGCCATCCGCCGTTTGCGCGACGCCGGACTCGATTCCATTCCCGGGGGCGGAGCCGAGATCCTGACCGACCGCTCGCGCAAGGAGATCAGCCCGGGCAAGTGCAGCAGCCAGGAATGGCTGGAAGTCATGCGCATCGCCCACCAGGAAGGCCTCACCACTACCGCCACCATGATGGTGGGCAGCGGCGAGTCGTTGCGGGAGAGGGTCGAGCACCTTCAGCGCATCCGCGAGCTGCAGGACGAGACCGGCGGCTTCGTGGCCTTCATCCCCTGGAACGTGCAGCTTGAAGGGACGCCCATGAGCCAGCATGTGAAAGAAGAGATGGGGCCGGTGGAATACCTCAAGCTGCTGGCTATCTGCCGCATCTTCCTGGACAACATCGAGAACATCCAGGTCTCCTGGCTGACCCAGGGGCTTCAGGTTGGACAAATGGCGCTTTTCTTCGGCGCCAACGACGTGGGTTCGATCATGATCGAAGAGAACGTCATTTCCACCGCGGGAGCCAACTACAAAGCCGAGGCCAGCGACCTCATCAAGCTGGTCGAAGAGGCCGGTTTCACTCCCCTCCAGCGCGACACCCTTTACCGCACCTTCCGCAAGATCGCCTGA
- the polX gene encoding DNA polymerase/3'-5' exonuclease PolX — MENRDLALVFKEIADLLEITDGNPFRIRSFRRAAQVIDNLNFSIQQALESGRRDKVESISGIGKGTLERIDEILETGESSDLRKLLEKVPESLLPMLKIPNLGPKKIALFWKELDITSLDQLEKAAEQGKLRDLPRMGEKSEAKILKAVRENRGGDQRFRLDDGREVSDVLIAYLREKTDLTRIAGAGSARRWKETVGDIDILVSCPDSAGVIDCFVGHSDVKEVLAQGDTKASVVLRRGLQADLRVVDDDSFGAAMQYFTGSKEHNVVLRERAKRQGMKINEYGLFRIEDEKKLAGRDEDEIYRKLGLDPIPPELRENRGEIEAAEKGRLPRLIEEEDIRGDLHMHTTASDGRDSIEAMAASALERGYEYIAITEHSKALAMTGGLDEEQLAEHCRAIDKINAETEGIRVLKGIEVDILSDGRLDLSDEALSQLDVVVASVHSRFNLSRQEMTERMCRAAGHPLVNILGHPTGRLLTRRKAYELDIEEVIKACLDNRVCLEINAHPSRLDLSDLHCRMARDMGALISVNCDAHDANMFRYLTYGLHTARRGWLTAEDVINTYPWKRLKKVLSKEEYR; from the coding sequence ATGGAGAATCGCGACCTGGCCCTGGTCTTCAAGGAAATCGCCGACTTGCTGGAGATCACCGACGGCAATCCTTTCCGCATCCGCTCCTTCCGCCGGGCGGCCCAGGTCATCGACAACCTCAACTTCAGCATTCAGCAGGCTCTGGAAAGCGGCCGGCGCGACAAGGTGGAATCGATCAGCGGCATCGGCAAGGGGACGCTGGAGCGTATCGACGAGATTCTGGAGACGGGCGAGAGCAGCGACCTCCGCAAGCTCCTGGAGAAGGTCCCCGAGTCGTTGTTGCCCATGCTCAAGATCCCCAATCTGGGCCCTAAGAAGATCGCTCTCTTCTGGAAGGAACTCGACATCACCAGTCTCGATCAACTGGAGAAGGCTGCCGAGCAGGGCAAGCTGCGCGATCTGCCCCGCATGGGCGAGAAAAGCGAGGCCAAGATTCTCAAGGCGGTGCGCGAGAATCGCGGCGGAGACCAGCGTTTCCGCCTCGACGACGGACGCGAGGTGAGCGATGTGCTGATCGCTTACCTGCGCGAGAAAACCGATCTCACCCGCATAGCCGGCGCCGGAAGCGCCCGCCGCTGGAAGGAGACGGTGGGGGACATCGACATCCTGGTGAGCTGTCCCGATTCCGCCGGCGTGATCGATTGCTTTGTCGGACATTCCGACGTCAAGGAAGTGCTGGCCCAGGGCGACACCAAGGCCTCGGTGGTGCTGCGCCGGGGACTGCAAGCCGACCTGCGGGTTGTCGACGACGACAGTTTCGGAGCCGCCATGCAGTACTTCACGGGCTCCAAGGAACACAACGTAGTGCTGCGCGAAAGAGCCAAGCGTCAGGGCATGAAGATCAACGAGTACGGGCTCTTTCGCATCGAGGACGAGAAGAAGCTGGCCGGCCGCGACGAGGATGAGATCTACCGCAAGCTGGGGCTCGACCCCATCCCTCCCGAACTGCGCGAAAACCGGGGCGAGATCGAGGCCGCAGAGAAAGGCCGCCTGCCCCGGTTGATCGAGGAGGAGGACATCCGCGGCGACCTGCACATGCACACCACCGCTTCGGACGGCCGGGACAGCATCGAAGCCATGGCCGCCTCGGCTCTGGAGAGGGGATACGAGTACATCGCCATCACCGAGCACAGCAAGGCGCTGGCCATGACCGGGGGACTCGACGAGGAGCAGCTAGCCGAGCATTGCCGGGCCATCGACAAGATCAACGCCGAGACCGAAGGCATCCGCGTCCTCAAAGGGATCGAAGTCGATATCCTGAGCGACGGCCGACTCGACCTCAGCGACGAGGCCCTTTCTCAACTGGACGTGGTGGTGGCCTCCGTCCACAGCCGTTTCAACCTCAGCCGCCAGGAAATGACCGAGCGCATGTGCCGGGCCGCCGGCCATCCCTTGGTCAACATCCTGGGCCACCCCACGGGACGTCTGCTGACCCGCCGCAAGGCCTACGAACTGGATATCGAGGAGGTCATCAAAGCCTGCCTCGACAACCGCGTCTGCCTGGAGATCAACGCCCACCCCTCGCGCCTCGACCTGAGCGACTTGCATTGCCGCATGGCCCGCGACATGGGCGCGCTCATCAGCGTCAACTGCGACGCCCACGACGCCAACATGTTCCGCTATCTGACCTACGGCCTCCACACCGCCCGCCGCGGTTGGCTGACGGCCGAAGACGTCATAAACACCTATCCCTGGAAACGTCTCAAGAAAGTATTGAGCAAAGAAGAATACCGGTGA
- a CDS encoding CRTAC1 family protein — protein sequence MAQTWQFSDVSRQAGLNVEVVSGTAQKEFLVETMTGGVCVLDFDGDGHPDVYFANGTTREHWKKGSGPSGRLLRNLGNGTFLDVTERAGVSDSSWSMGCVAADYDGDARVDLYVTNFGPNLLYRNRGDGTFEEVAAKAGVADELWSTGAAFGDYDKDGDLDLYLANYVDFDFDKPAGDPRFCAFRGVSVACGPRGLPGAPDRLFRNRGDGTFEDVSRLAGIASADKLYGFQPLFSDFDMDGDLDIFVANDSRPNFLWQNRGDGTFENVALFAGMAYNQEGREQACMGADAADFDEDGDFDLYSTNFSDDYHVLYLNGGDMYFSDHTFKAKIAQVTFQYLGFGALFADFDNDGRVDIFAANGHIYPEVDAFNLGSSYKQPNQLFRNLGSNRFQEMSSELGPGLSLVKSSRGAALIDYDSDGDLDILVSNLDDRADLLRNDLSPQKAWLQVVLKGEGANTQAVGARVTVVAGSRRWLQEVRAGSSYLSDSQRMLHFGLGEIEKIDHLEVVWPSGARQVVENVPLRARVEIAPGSPLQRLR from the coding sequence ATGGCGCAGACCTGGCAGTTCAGCGATGTGAGCCGCCAGGCCGGATTGAATGTGGAAGTGGTTTCCGGCACGGCCCAGAAGGAATTCCTGGTCGAAACCATGACCGGCGGCGTGTGCGTGCTCGATTTCGACGGCGACGGCCATCCCGACGTTTACTTCGCCAACGGCACCACCCGCGAGCACTGGAAAAAAGGGAGCGGGCCCAGCGGCCGCCTGCTGCGCAACCTGGGAAACGGAACTTTTCTGGACGTCACCGAGCGAGCCGGAGTGAGCGACAGTTCCTGGAGCATGGGATGCGTGGCCGCCGACTACGACGGAGACGCAAGAGTCGACCTCTACGTCACCAACTTCGGACCCAATCTGCTCTACCGCAACCGCGGCGACGGCACTTTCGAGGAGGTGGCCGCCAAGGCCGGCGTGGCGGATGAGCTGTGGAGCACCGGGGCCGCCTTCGGAGACTACGACAAGGACGGCGACCTCGACCTCTACCTGGCCAACTACGTCGATTTCGACTTCGACAAGCCGGCCGGCGATCCCCGCTTTTGCGCCTTCCGTGGCGTCAGCGTGGCTTGCGGTCCGCGCGGGCTGCCGGGCGCCCCCGACCGCCTCTTCCGCAACCGCGGCGACGGCACCTTCGAGGACGTGTCCCGACTGGCGGGCATCGCGTCCGCCGACAAGCTCTACGGCTTCCAGCCCCTCTTCAGCGACTTCGACATGGACGGCGACCTGGACATTTTCGTGGCCAACGACTCCCGTCCCAACTTCCTCTGGCAGAATCGAGGCGACGGCACTTTCGAGAACGTCGCCCTTTTCGCGGGCATGGCCTACAATCAGGAAGGACGCGAGCAAGCCTGCATGGGAGCCGATGCCGCCGACTTCGACGAGGACGGCGATTTCGACCTCTACTCGACCAACTTTTCAGACGACTACCACGTCCTCTACCTGAACGGCGGGGACATGTACTTTTCAGACCACACCTTCAAGGCCAAGATCGCCCAGGTGACCTTCCAGTACCTGGGTTTCGGAGCCCTTTTCGCCGACTTCGACAACGACGGACGCGTCGACATCTTCGCCGCCAACGGCCACATTTATCCCGAAGTCGACGCCTTCAACCTGGGCAGCAGCTACAAGCAGCCCAACCAGCTCTTCCGCAACCTGGGTTCCAACCGCTTCCAGGAGATGAGCTCGGAACTGGGGCCGGGGCTGAGCCTGGTCAAGTCGAGCCGGGGCGCGGCCCTGATCGACTACGACTCGGACGGCGACCTCGACATCCTGGTCTCCAACCTCGACGACCGGGCCGACCTGCTGCGCAATGACCTTTCCCCCCAAAAGGCCTGGCTGCAGGTGGTTCTCAAGGGAGAGGGGGCCAACACCCAGGCCGTGGGGGCCAGAGTCACCGTGGTGGCCGGTTCCCGCCGCTGGCTGCAGGAAGTGAGGGCGGGGTCCAGCTACCTTTCCGACAGCCAGCGCATGCTCCATTTCGGATTGGGCGAGATCGAGAAGATCGATCATCTTGAAGTGGTCTGGCCCTCCGGAGCCAGGCAGGTGGTGGAAAACGTCCCTCTGCGCGCCCGCGTCGAGATCGCACCCGGCAGCCCGCTCCAGCGTCTGCGCTGA